One Haloarchaeobius amylolyticus genomic window, ACCACGTCGAACGCCTCGTCCGCGAGGTCGTCCAGGTGCTCGGTCACGTCGCCGGTGCGGACGTCGACCCGGTCGTCGACGCCGGCGAGGCGCATGTTCTCGCGGGCCACGTCTGCGAACTCGGCCTTCTGCTCGAACGTCGTCACCTCGGCGCCGGCGCGGGCCAGGTACGCCGAGAGGACGCCGGTGCCGGTCCCGGCGTCGAGCACCCGGTCGCCGCCAGCGACCCCCGTCTCGCCCACGATGATGCCGATGTCGCGGGGCATCATCGGCGCGCCGGTGCGCTCGAAGTGGTTGAACAGGTCGGGGCCGCGGAGCGGCCGGACGTGGAACGCCTCGCCCAGATGCGTCTCCAGCGTGTCACCGGGTTCGACGTCCTCGGGGACCTGCAGGACACCGAGGTCGGTCTGGAGTTCGTCCCCGGGCGGGACGAGGTACTCGCGGTCGCCGTGGACGAGCAGGACGCTCACTCTAGCTGGCTGACGGCAGCCGCGAGGTCGCCGTCGTTGTCCTCCAGCGCCTTCCGGGCCTCCTCCTTGCTGGCGCCGGTCCGGGTGACGACGATCTCGATGTCGGCCTCCGGGATGGCGGAGTCGGCCGCCTCGGCCGCGTCGCCCTCGTCGGCGTCGGCGCTCTCGACGGCGCCCGCCGCGCCGCGTTCGCGCTCCTCGGGTGTCCCGACGACCTGGTAGGTCTCCTGGCCGCGGGCGTCCATCTTGGTCACCTGGGCGTCCTCGAAGACGAGGTCGTACTCCTCGGTGCGGATGATGACCTCCTCGGCGTCGACCTCCTCGACGTCGATACCCATCTGCTTCATCATCTGCTTCATCTTGCGCGGGTTCATCCCGCCGCCTCCTCCGAACATACCCGGAGGGTCGCGGTGTACCGGCAAAAGGATGACGAACTTCGGGATACCGTCCCGGTTTCCGCCCGGTGACGACACGAGGCCCGGGAGGGCCACGGAGTGGTTCATCTCACTGGAGTGCGTACGTGGGGTATGGACGTGGTCATCGGTACCGGCCCGCTCGGGCAGGCCGTCGCCCGCGAGCTCACGGCGCGGGGACGGCTCGTCAGGGCGGTGAACAGCACCGGCACGGGAGCGTTCCCGGGCGCCGTGCCGGTCAGGGCGGCAGACATCTGCGACCACGACGAGGTAGCAGCCGCGCTCGCGGGCGCGGACGTCGTCTATCTCTCTGTCGACCCGGCCGCCTGTCGGCGGGCACGCACCGTCATGACCATCGTGGGAAGCGTCATCGAGGCCGCTGCGCAGTCGGGGGCGACCGTCGCCTACTGCGACACCCTCGCGGCGTACGGGCCCGCGACGGACCCGTACCACGAGGGCATGCAGCCCACCGCACCCGGGCGCTGGGGCCGGGCGCGCGCCGACGCCAGCGAGACGCTGCTGGCGGCCCACGCGGCCGGGCGCATCGGCGCGGTCGTGCTCCGGACGAGCGACCTCTACGGCCCGGGCGTCCGCGACTCGCCGTACGGCCAGCGCATCTTCGGGCGGCTGCTCGACGGGAAGCCCGCGCTGGTCCTCGGCGACCCCGACGCGACCCACGCCGTGACCTACGTCGAGGACGCGGCGCGGGCACTCGTCACGCTGGCCCAGGAGCCGGCGACCCACGGAGAGGTCTGGCACGCGCCGACGCCGACCGCCGTGTCGGCCCGGGAGTTCGTCGAGCTCGTCGCCGGTGCGGCCGGCGTCCAGCCGAAGCTCCGGCGGGTCCCGGGCTGGGTCGCGCTGCTGGCCGCGCCGTTCTCGAAGCGGTACCGCCGGCTCCGCGAGCTCTGGTACTGCTACGACGAGCCCCACCTCGTCGACGACCGCAAGTACGTCTCGACGTTCGGGGACGTGGCGACGCCGCTGGAGGACGGCATCGAGCGGACCGTCGAGTGGTTCCGCGACGGCGGTCGGCCGGCCGTGGTCCAGCCGCCGCCGGCGGCCGAGTAGCGTGAGTGGAGCGAGGAGAGAACGAGAGAGAGCGAGAACGAGGGAGACGGGTTATTCGGCGTCGCCGGCGCCGTCACGGACGCTGACGGCCATCCCGGAGCCGAAGTCGAGCATCGCGTCGGCCGACAGCTCGGCTCGCCCGACCCCGAGCAGGTGGCCCTCGTAGTGGACCACGAGCACCTCGTCGCCGGGGCGGATGTCGGCGTCGGCGTCCTGGACGAACTTCGCGAACACGTTCTTCCCGTCCCGGACGAAGGGCTCGCTGTCGTCCCCGACGACCACGCGGCCGGTGGGGGCCTCGAGCGCCTCGTGGAGGCGGCGGCCGCCCGCGATACCGAGGGTGAACCGGCCGTCGGTCCCGTGGCTGACCAGCCGGCCATCCGCGGCGAGTATCTGCTCTGGTCGGCCGGAGGAGGTCCGTTTCACCGTCAGGTCCGCCGTCGGGGGGAACAGCGCCGCCCCGGCACCGCTGCCGAACTGGTAGTCCGCCAGCGTCCGCAACTCGGGGGCGTCGTCGAAGGCGTCGGAGTCGGTCATGCGCCCGGGTTCGGGGCTGACCCGTGAAAGCGTGTCGGAGCGCACCAGAAACGTTCACGGTCTTGCATGACACTGGACAGCACGTGCCTAGACACTCGGTACCATTATTCTCACTCGATTCGGTGGCGAAAGTTATATTCTACTGCGATACGAGTATACGTGTACATGAACACAACGAAAGTACTCCTCGGCGCGGTCCTGCTGTTCGTCAGCTCCGCACTCCTGCTCTACCTCGGGACACCCGGCGCGAACATCCCGATCGTCGCAGGTGGCGCGGCCTCGCTCGCGATGGCCGCCGGTGCGCTGCTGGTCGGCACCTCGGAAGGCGGCCGCCCGGTCTGAGCAGGACCCCTTTTCTCTCTCGTACCCCCACACCCGCCAGCGATTGCTGTCGGTGTGAGACCGTCGGTAGAACCCGATAGCGCGAGCGACGGCAGGCGCGAGCTACAGCAGGAAGGTGTCCGGGCGCTCGGAGAGGTCGATGAAGCGGTCGGTCGCCTCGACGAGTTCGTCCGCGGTGGAGGACTCGAAGCCCATCACCTCGACGCGGACGCCCTCGTGACGCAGGTGCGAGCACAGCCGCGAGAAGTCGCCGTCGCCGGTGCAGAGGATGATGGTGTCGTTGTGGCTGGCGAGCGTGACCGCGTCGAGGCTCATGCCGACGTCCCAGTCGGCCTTCTTCGAGCCGTCCGCGAACGTCTTGATGTCCTTTATCTTCGGCTCGAAGCCGATGTCCTCCAGCGCCTCGAAGAAGCTCTCCTCGTCCGGTGAGTCGGCCCGGATGACGTACGCGATGGCACGGGTCAGGGTCCGACCCTGCACGCCCTTCTCCAGGAGCGCGGAGTAGTCGATGTTGCGGGTGTAGATGCTCTGGGCCGTGTGGTAGAGGTTCTGGGCGTCGACCAGCATGGCGACGCGTTGGCCCGGATGAATCTCGGTCATACGTGACACGTGCGGACGGGGGGTGAAAGCCCTTTATGCCCGCGCGTGGGACGCGGTGGTCAGTTCCGGAGACGTTCGATGCGCTTCTCGACGGGCGGGTGGGTCGCGAACAGGCTCCGGAGCAGGCCCTTCTCGCTGTCGAAGATGCAGAGGGCGGCCGTGCTGTCGTCGATGCGGGTGTCCTCGACGCGCTCGTTCCCGCTCTGGATCTTCTCCAGGGCGCGGGCGAGGGGTTCGCCGCTGCCGACGTGCTCGCGTGCGTCGGCGTCCGCGACGTACTCCCGGTACCGGGAGATGGCGAGGACGAATATCATCACGAGCATCTGCGAGACCATCCCGGCGATCCAGCCGAGGATGAAGTCGGCGAAGTCGTTGTCGCCGGCGAGGATGACCCCCCACTGGACGGCGATGCCCACGATGGCGGCGATGGACTGACCGAGCACCATCGTCACCACGTCGCGGTTACGGATGTGTGCGAGCTCGTGGGCGATGACGCCCTCCAGTTCGTCGCGGTCGAGGACCTGCATCAACTCGACCCCGACGACGACGACGCCGGCGCCACGGCGACCGGTCGCGAACGCGTTCGGCGCGCCCATGCGGGCCATCTTCAGTTTCGGCTTCTCGATGCCCATGTCGTCGGAGAGTCGCTCCACCATCCGGTGTATCTCCGGGTACTGCTCCTCGGGCAGGTCCTCGGCGCCGACGCTGCGCAGGGCCGCCCACTTGCCGAACTTGTACTGGAAGCCGACGAACAGGAGGGTGCCGACCGCCACGATTGGCCAGATACCTGTCCCGAACATCGCCAGGGCGACCCCGGCGATGGCCGCGTAGAACGCGAACAGGATGGTCCCGACGAACAGCATCCTGAGCTTCAGACCAGTGTGTCTCATGGGCGGGTCTTGCGAACCGGGACTTGTAAACTTCTCTCCTCAGTGTCTCGATATCGCATGTGTTTGTCACCCATGCCACGGCAGGGGCGTTGCGGACACATCTGCGAGCGGCACAAACGTTATTGTATGGTGGACCAGTGTATCCAGTGATGACTGCCGCCACTCCGGTCCGGGTCCGAGGTCCCGTGAAGAGTGGCACATTCCGTTTTACATTTGGGAAAAAATTCGCGCAGTAGAGTGCTCGAAGCGGGCGTGGCGACCCCGTTCCGGGTGCGTTCGGCTGACCTGCACTGCGCGACGGACGACTTCCCACGATACACACACCACACCACATGACAGACATCGATTTCAGCGGCGTCTATCCCGCCATCACCACACCGTTCCACGCGGACGGGAGCATCGACTTCGAGACACTGCGAGCGAACGTCACCCGGCTGGAGACGGCCGGCGTCGACGGCATCGTGCCCGTCGGCTCCACCGGCGAATCGGCCACGCTCAGCCACGACGAGCACATCGAGGTCGTCGAGGCCGTGGTCGACGAGGCCGAGGAGATACCCGTCATCGCGGGCTCGGGGTCGAACAACACGGCAGAGGCGCTGTCGCTCTCCCAGCGGTCGGTCGAGGCGGGCGCGGACGCCCTGTTACTCATCTCGCCGTACTACAACAAGCCCGAACAGCGCGGTTTCGTCGAGCACTACGAGGCGATCGCGGACGCGGTGGACGCGCCACAGATCGTCTACAACGTCCCCTCGCGGACGGGCCAGAACATCGAGGCCGGGACCGCGGTCGAGCTGGCGAGCCACGAGAACATCGCCGGGTTCAAGGCCGCCTCCGGTGACCTCGGCCAGATCACCGAGATCGTCGAGCGCACCCGCGACGAGGACTTCGCGGTCCTCTCGGGCGACGACGCGCTCACGCTCCCGATGCTCTCGGTCGGCGCGACCGGCACCATCTCGGTCTCGGCGAACATCGAGCCCGAGCGCACCTGCGCGATGGTCGGCGCGGCGCTGGCCGGCGACTACGAGCGCGCACAGGCGCTCCACCACGAACTCGGGCCGCTGTTCCGCGCGCTGTTCTGGGAGACCAACCCGATTCCGGTGAAGGAGGCGATGCGCATCCGGGGCTACAGCGAGGCCCACATGCGCTCGCCCCTGACCCGGCTCTCCGAGGAGTACGTCGAGCCCCTGGCCGACATCCTCGACGAACTCGACTCGGACATGGTCCGAGAGGAACCGGCGGAGGTAGGAAACTGATGGTACGGCTCGGTGTCACCGGTGCGACCGGCGCGATGGGCCGGGAGGTACTCGACGCGGTCGCCGACCGCACCGAGTTCGGGTCGGTCGTCGGCTTCACCGCCTCCGGCGTGGACGACACGGTCGCGGGCGCCGAGGTCGTCTCGGACGACGACCTCGCCGACACCCTGGCGGACCGCGAGATCGACGTGGTCGTGGACTTCACCGTCCCCGAGGCCACCGCCGACTACGCCGCGGCCTGCGCCGGATCGGACACCGCACTGGTCACCGGGACGACCGGCCTCTCGGCCGAGCAGGAGGCGGCCCTCGACGACGCGAGCGAGGCCGTCCCGGTCCTGCACGCCGCGAACTTCTCGAAGGGCATCGCCGTGCTCCGCAGCCTCGTCCGCGAGGCGGCAGGGGCGCTCGACGACTACGACGTCGAGCTCGTCGAGGCCCACCACAACCGCAAGCGCGACGCCCCATCGGGCACCGCGAACACGCTGCTGGACGACGTCGAGTCCGTCCGCGGCGAGGAAGACCGCGTCCACGGCCGCGAGGGCGAGGCCCCGCGGTCGGAGGGCGAGGTCGGCGTCCACGCCCTGCGTGCCGGGAACGTCACCGGCATGCACGAGGTGTGGCTCGCCGGCGGCCACGAGGAACTGCGACTCAGTCACCGCGCCGAGTCCCGCGGCGTCTTCGCCGAGGGGGCACTCGACGCGGCCCAGTGGCTGGCCGGCCGCGACGCCGGCTGGTACGATTTTGCAGACGTTCTGGAGGGAGACGACGAATGAGCCTGGAATCCGACATCGACGACCTGTGGCACCGACACCAGACAGACGACCTCGACGCCGACGACCCCGACGCACACGAGGTCCTGCACGAACTCCTCGCCGCGCTCGAGGCCGGCGAGGTCCGTGCCGCCGAGAAGCGCGGCGGCGAGTGGGAGGCGAACGCGTGGGTCAAGCAGGGCGTCCTGCTCAACTTCGCGCTCCACGACATCCAGCAGTACGAGCACGGCGGCGTCGTCTACAACGACGTGCTGCCCCTGCAGGACACGTCGGACCTCGGTGAGCGCGGGAGCCGCAACACGCCCGACGGGACCGTCGTCCGCGCCGGGGCACACATCGGCTCGGACTGCATCATGATGAGCCCGAGCTTCGTGAACATCGGCGCCCACGTCGGCGACGGGACGCTGGTCGACTCGTGTGACACGGTCGGCTCCTGCGCCCAGATCGGCGAGAACGTCAAGCTCGGCGCGAACACGCTCATCGGCGGCGTCCTCGAACCGGTCGAGGGCGCACCCGTTGTGGTCGAGGACGGCGTCTCGCTCGGCGCGGGCTGCCGGGTCACCTCCGGCTTCGTCGTCGGCGAGGACTCGGTCGTGGGCGAGAACACCCTGCTCACGCCGCGCATCCCCGTCTACGACCTCGTGGACGAGGAGGTGTACTACGGCGAACTGCCGCCGGAGCGCCGTGCGTTCCAGCGCTTCGTCGAGTCCTCGCTGGGCGACCACGACCTCATCCCGGGCGGCGCGTACAAGCCCGCGGTCGTGGCGACCGGCCTCGAGGCCGAGACGCTCGAAGCGACCCAGCGCGAGGAGGTGCTGCGCGAATGAGCGGCGAGGTCGCGCGGGCCGACGGAGCGGCCCCCGACGGCGGTGCCAGCATCCGGCGGCTCGCCGACTGGGACGCCGACAGCCTGCGCGACTTCGCCGCCGAGTACGGCAGCCCGCTCTACGTGCTGGACCTCGACCGGGTGCGCGAGAACTATCGCCGGCTCGACGCGGCCTTCCCCCAGGCCGACGTGTTCTACGCCGCGAAGGCGAACACGCTCGGCCGGTGTCTCGCGACCCTGCACGACGAGGGCGCGGGCATCGAGTGCGCCAGCGCCGGCGAGGTCGCCCGCGCGCTCGACGCCGGGGTTCCCGGCCACCGGGTCCAGTACACCGCGGTCAACCCGCCCGCCGCGGACCTGACCACCGTGGTCGGCCTCTGGCAGGACTACCCCGAGCTGACGGTCACGGTGGGCGCGGCCGACACCCTCGACCGGCTCGAGTTGCGGGGGTACGACGGCCGGCTCTGCCTGCGGGTGAACCCGGGCGTCGGCGCGGGCCACCACGAGAAGGTCCAGACCGGCGCGGACGCCAAGTTCGGCGTCCCCTACGACGAGGCAGCGGACCTGCTCGCCGAGGCCGCCGACCGCGGCTTCGACGTGGTCGGTATCCACGCCCACGCCGGGTCGGGCATCTCCGGCGAGGAGGACCTCGCGAACCACCGCGAACTCGTCTCGCGGATGGGCGACCTTGCGCGTGATGCGCCGGTCGCCCTGGAGTTCGTGGACGTGGGCGGCGGCTTCGGCGTCCCGTACCACGAGGACGAGGAGCCCCTCGACCTCGACGCGGTGGCCGAGGCCACCCGCGAGGCACTGGGCGAGGTCGACGCGACGCTCCAGGTCGAACCGGGGCGCTACCTCGTCGCCGACGCGGGCGTCCTGCTCACGACCGTCAACACGGTCAAGGAGACGCCCGACACCACCGTGGTCGGCCTCGACGCCGGGATGACGACGCTGCTTCGCCCGGCGATGTACGACGCCTACCACGCCATGCGGAACATCGACGCGGAAGAACGCGAAGGGGAGACCGTCGACCAGACGGTCGTCGGCCCCATCTGCGAGAGTTCGGACGCGTTCTGTTCGAATCGACCGCTCCCTGCACCGGAGCGAGACGACATCGTCGCCATCGGGAACGCCGGCGCGTACGGCTACGAGATGGCGAGTCACTACAACTCCCGCCCGCGGCCAGCCACCATCACGCTAGCGGACGGGGCGGCGTCGCTCGCGCGACGTCGGGAGACCATCGCGGACATCACGCGACAGGAGGTATCAGAATGAGCATCTCACAACGAACCGTCGAGTATCGGAAGTACAACGGCACCGGCAACGACTTCATCGTGGTAGACGCGGACGAGTACGTCCCGGACCGCTTCGCCTTCGCGACGCGGAACTGCGACCGCCAGGACGGCGTCGCCGGCACCGACGAATCCAGCGTCCAGCGCAACGACATGGGAACGACGGGCGCCGACGGCGTCCTCTTCTTGCATCTCGAGGACAAGTACAGCCCACCACGCGTGGTCATGACGCTCGTCCAGCCGGACGGCTCCACCGCGGAGATGTGCGGCAACGGGGCGCGCGTCGCCGCCGAGTGGGCCATGGAACAGACCGGCGCCCGCGAGGTCATGATCGACACGCAGGCGGGCACCCGCCACGCCCGGCAGGTCGGCGACGACATCTCCATCGAGATGGGCGAGCCGTCGTTCCGGCCCGAGGTCGTCCCGCTCTCGCAGGACGAGCCGCTGGTCGAACAGCAGCTCGCGGGCTACCAGGTGACGGGCATCAACACGGGGGTCCCCCACGCCGTCGTCTTTGTCGAGGACGTCGACGACGTCGACCTCGACGCCGACGCGCCGCCCATCCGCCACCACGACGTGTTCCCGGAGGGCGCGAACGTCACCTTCGCCTCCGAGCGCGACGACGGCGGCTACGACCAGCGCACCTTCGAGCGCGGCGTCGAGGGCGAGACGCGGTCCTGTGGGACGGGCGCGGTCGCCATCGCGGCGGTCGCGAAGTACCTGGGCAAGCTCGCGGCCGAGGAGGTCCACGTCTCCCCGCCCGGTGGCGACCTCACGGTCGAGGTGCCGGACGACGGCCCCGCGGTGCTGCGCGGCCCGGTCGTCCACGAGTTCGACGGAAAGGCGTCCATCACGCCGCCGTCTGCCGACTGATGGGGACAGCGTTCGACCCCATCGCGTTCCTCGACGAGGCGGTCCGCATCGAGTCCCACGAGGACGTGACCGAGATGCGCACGTTCCTGGTGGAGACGCTGGCCGACCACGGCGTCGAGGCACACGTCGACGACGCGGGCAACACCATCGCGACGCGCGGCAGTGGCAGTCCCCACGTCGTCCTGAACACGCACATCGACACGGTGCCCCCCCACGTCCCCTACGAGCGCGACGACGAGGCGGGCATCATCCGCGGGCGCGGCTCCTGCGACGCGAAGGGGCCACTCGCGGCGCTGCTGGCTGGCTTCCTGACGGCCGACGTGGATTCCGACGACGGCGCGGGTCGGGTCACCCTCGCCATCTCGCCCGACGAGGAGACGCTCTCGACCGGTGCAGCAGCCATGGCGTTCGACGACCCCGACTGCTTCATCGTCGGCGAACCGACCGACCTCGACGTCTGTACCGCCGCGAAGGGCCGGTTCCAGGGTACCATCACGCTCACCGGCGAGAACGCCCACGCCGCCGAGCCCGACTCCGGTATCAACACCATCAGCGCGGTCCGGGCGGTCATCGACGCCATCGCGACGTTCGACGAGCGACCCGACGCGCCGCCGGTCCACCCGCAACTCGGTGGCCCGACGCTCACGCCGACGATGGTCGAGGGCGGCACCGCGACCAACCAGGTGCCCGCGTCGACCAGCATCGTGGTCGACCGCCGGAGCGTCCCGCCGGAGACCGCCGACGGGTTCCACGCGGCGCTGACCGAACACCTCCGCGAGTACGTCCCGTCCGAGGTCGGCGTGGAGTTCGCGCTCACCGACCGGGACACCCCGTTCCTCGAGGCGTGGGACACCGACGAGGACAGCGCCGTGGTGCAGGCGCTGTCCGAGGCGGCCGACGCCGAGACGCGGCACTTCACGGCCGCGACCGAGGCCTCCTACTTCGCGAAGTTGGCCCCGACCGTGGTGTTCGGGCCCGGCGTGCTCGCGGACGAGGACGGCGCGGTCGCGCACTCGCCACAGGAGTACGTGCGCATCGCGGAGGTCGACCGCGCCGCCGAGGCGGTGACCGACGCCATCGCGACGCTCCTGTCCTGATACCTGCTGTTCTCACCGCTCACTTCGCCGCGCCCAGAGCACCGCGGCCGCGAGAGCTGCGAGGCCGCCGGCCGTGACACCGAAACCCGGAACCGGGCCGTCGTCGGTGTCACTGGCTGCTGTCGTGGTGGTCGTGGCCCGGCTGGAGGTCGTGGCACGGCTGGTGGTTGTCGTGGTGGTCGTGGCCTGACTGGTGGTCCCGGCGGTCGGACGGGTCGTCGTGGCGTCGGTCGTCGTCAGTTCCTCGGGGTCGGCGAACTCGACGATGGGGCTGTCCGGGGTGGTCGCCCGCGACCACTCGTCGGGGAGGTCGTACCCGAACTGGACGGCGAATCGCTCGCCGGGGTAGATGTCCGCGTCGGTCTCGGCCTCGCGGTAGACGAAGTCCAGCGCACCGGTGTCGACGACCGCGTAGACGGTCGCGCCGTCGCGGTAGACGGTCACGTTCGCCGGGGTGAGGACCGCCGCCTTCCGTTGTTTCTGCGGCGTGGGGTTCGTCTGGACGATGCGGAACTCGGCGTCGCCGTCCAGCGCCGCGAAGAACTGGGCCGTCTCCGAGCCGGTGGACTCGTTCATCGTGTCGGCGAGACGGTCCGACGAGATGGTGACGACCAGCGTGTCACCGGCGACGATGCGGTCTGCGGGTTCGAGCGTCCCGTCGGTGATGGCCTGCTGGATGGCCGCGGCGTCCGCGACGGAGGCGTTCCCGGCCTCGTAGACCGAGACGTGTTCGTCTGTCTCTGTGGCTTCGGCCGCCGTCGCGGGGGCGGCGCCGAGGCAGACGAGCGCCAGACCGAGCAGCAGGAGGACACCGAGGACCCGCCAGGTGCGGCCGTCGGCAGCACGGGTGCTCGTACTGGAGCGTGGCATCTGTTCGATATCTCTGTCGTAGTATGTTAACGGTTGGCGAGGGTACAGTCGCCGTTTCAGTTTCGGCGGTGCGGGTCAGTCCCGGACCTGTCGGACCACGGGCAGGAGCAGGCAGGCGAGCCCGGTGATGGCGGAGAGGGCGGCGCCCTGGCCGAACGTCGTCCCGAAGTCGACGTAGACGCGTCGCCTGAAGACGTGCCAGGTGTTCGCCTCGGCGTCGTAGACGGCCAGCGACCCGCGGCCCGGCCCGGGCGCGGCCTCGGGGCTCTCGTAGACGATGCGTTCGCCCGCGATGGCGCGGTCGATGGCCGCGCGGTCGGCCGCGGTGAGGTCGGTCCGGTCGATGCTCCAGCGGGCCTCGGGTGCCTCGGCGGTCCCGTCGTAGACGAGGGCGACCCGGATGGCGCCGATGGTGAGGACGGCCGCGAGCGTCAGCAGGACGACGCCGAGGAAGAAGAGCGCGAAGCGCCGGCTCGGCGTACCTGCGATGCCGCGTCGGGAGCCAGCCGCGGTCGACCCGGAGTTCACGTGGTACTGTAGGCGCCCGACGACTATCGGGTTCCCGCCTCTGGGCGGCCGAGGAAGGCGTCGATGCCGGTCCCTTCGTCGGCCTGTGCCTCGTCGTAGAACTCCGAGTAGCCGCAGTACTCGCAGGTGACGACGTGGAACTGCCGGGTCTTGATGTCGAAGAACCGGGCGAGCCCGGAGCCGGTCGTGGACACCTGGCTCGTGGTGACGGACTCGCTATCGCACTTCGGGCAGCCGGGGTCTGGCGGGTGCTCGCCGGCGTCGGTGGCTGGCGAGTCGGACTCGCCGGTGGCCGACCCGGCGTCGCTGGCGGAGGCGCTGGTGGAGGGCGCGGGGTCTGGAGAGCGGGCCATGCCCCGGGCTTCTATGCACATTCACAAGTGTCTGTTGGTGGACCGGTCTGCCGGTCACGTCGTCAGTACGGCCGAGAACGGCCGCGAGGCGGCTCAAAAATTTGTGAACCAAATATTTATGAGTTCATTTTGCGTATCGTCGAGTGATGAGCGCGATAACGGTGTCCGGCCTGACCAAGGACTACGGCGAGGTACTCGCCAACGACGACGTCTCGTTCTCCGTGGCGGAGGGCGAGGTCTTCGGGTATCTCGGTCCCAACGGGGCCGGCAAGACGACCACCATCCGGACCCTGATGGGGTTCCAGTCACCCACGGCCGGGACCGCCACGCTCCTCGGCGCCGACGTACGCGACGAAGCGGCCCTCATCGAGGCCAAGCAGCGCATCGGCTACCTGCCGGCGAACCCCGGCTTCGACGCGCAGTCGACGGGGCGACAGATACTCGACCTGCACGCCAGCATCAAGGGCGACAGCCGCCGCGACGACCTGCTCGAGATATTCGACCCGCCCCTCGACCGCAAGGTCCGCGAGTACTCGACCGGGAACAAGCAGAAGCTCGGGCTCGTCCAGGCGTTCATGCACGACCCCGACCTCGTCATCATGGACGAGCCGACCTCCGGGCTGGACCCGCTGATGCAACAGCGCTTCAACGAGTTCGTCCGCGCCGAGAAGGAGCGCGGGACCACCGTGTTCCTCTCCTCGCACGTCCTCGGCGAGGTCCGCCAGATCTGCGACCGCGTCGGCATCATCCGCGAGGGTCGCATGGTGACCGTCGAGACCGTCGCCGACCTGCTCGGGCGCTCGGGCAAGTCGGTCCTCGTCCGGGTCGCCGGCGAGGTCGACGCCGAGTCCATCGCACTCGACGGAATCCACGACCTCACGGTCCGACCCCTCGAACGCGTCGCCAGCGAGGCGGTCGTCGGTGACGGCGGCGGTGAGGTCGCCACCGCCACGGAACTCACGTTCACCTTCACGGGCGACGTGAACGACCTCGTCGACCTCGTCGACGGCTACGACCTGCTCGAACTTGACGTGGAGGAGGCACCACTCGAAGACGTGTTCATGCGGTTCTACGGTGACGACGATGTTTGAGATCGCACGCTACGACGGCCGGAAACGACTGAAGGGCGCACTCGCCATGTCGGTCGGTATCGCCCTGTTGACCGCCCTGTACGTCGCGATGTTCCCCTCCATCACGGAGGCCGCGAACCTCGACGACATCATCAACAGCTACCCGCCCGCGATGCGCGAGGCGTTCGGCATCCGGACGATGAACACCATCGAGGGCTTCCTCGCCACGCAACTCTACGCGTTCGCCTGGGTCATCCTGCTCGGGCTGTACTTCGCGTACGCCGCGGCCAGCCTGGTCGCTGGCGACGTGGAGACCGAGAAGATGGACATGACGCTGTCGTTACCGGTCTCGCGCAGCCAGGTGCTGCTGGAGAAGTTCGCGTCGCTGGCGGTCCCGCTGGTCGTCGCGAACGCGCTCTTGCCCGTCG contains:
- a CDS encoding 2,3,4,5-tetrahydropyridine-2,6-dicarboxylate N-succinyltransferase, with translation MSLESDIDDLWHRHQTDDLDADDPDAHEVLHELLAALEAGEVRAAEKRGGEWEANAWVKQGVLLNFALHDIQQYEHGGVVYNDVLPLQDTSDLGERGSRNTPDGTVVRAGAHIGSDCIMMSPSFVNIGAHVGDGTLVDSCDTVGSCAQIGENVKLGANTLIGGVLEPVEGAPVVVEDGVSLGAGCRVTSGFVVGEDSVVGENTLLTPRIPVYDLVDEEVYYGELPPERRAFQRFVESSLGDHDLIPGGAYKPAVVATGLEAETLEATQREEVLRE
- the lysA gene encoding diaminopimelate decarboxylase, with protein sequence MSGEVARADGAAPDGGASIRRLADWDADSLRDFAAEYGSPLYVLDLDRVRENYRRLDAAFPQADVFYAAKANTLGRCLATLHDEGAGIECASAGEVARALDAGVPGHRVQYTAVNPPAADLTTVVGLWQDYPELTVTVGAADTLDRLELRGYDGRLCLRVNPGVGAGHHEKVQTGADAKFGVPYDEAADLLAEAADRGFDVVGIHAHAGSGISGEEDLANHRELVSRMGDLARDAPVALEFVDVGGGFGVPYHEDEEPLDLDAVAEATREALGEVDATLQVEPGRYLVADAGVLLTTVNTVKETPDTTVVGLDAGMTTLLRPAMYDAYHAMRNIDAEEREGETVDQTVVGPICESSDAFCSNRPLPAPERDDIVAIGNAGAYGYEMASHYNSRPRPATITLADGAASLARRRETIADITRQEVSE
- the dapF gene encoding diaminopimelate epimerase; translation: MSISQRTVEYRKYNGTGNDFIVVDADEYVPDRFAFATRNCDRQDGVAGTDESSVQRNDMGTTGADGVLFLHLEDKYSPPRVVMTLVQPDGSTAEMCGNGARVAAEWAMEQTGAREVMIDTQAGTRHARQVGDDISIEMGEPSFRPEVVPLSQDEPLVEQQLAGYQVTGINTGVPHAVVFVEDVDDVDLDADAPPIRHHDVFPEGANVTFASERDDGGYDQRTFERGVEGETRSCGTGAVAIAAVAKYLGKLAAEEVHVSPPGGDLTVEVPDDGPAVLRGPVVHEFDGKASITPPSAD
- a CDS encoding M20 family metallopeptidase; translation: MGTAFDPIAFLDEAVRIESHEDVTEMRTFLVETLADHGVEAHVDDAGNTIATRGSGSPHVVLNTHIDTVPPHVPYERDDEAGIIRGRGSCDAKGPLAALLAGFLTADVDSDDGAGRVTLAISPDEETLSTGAAAMAFDDPDCFIVGEPTDLDVCTAAKGRFQGTITLTGENAHAAEPDSGINTISAVRAVIDAIATFDERPDAPPVHPQLGGPTLTPTMVEGGTATNQVPASTSIVVDRRSVPPETADGFHAALTEHLREYVPSEVGVEFALTDRDTPFLEAWDTDEDSAVVQALSEAADAETRHFTAATEASYFAKLAPTVVFGPGVLADEDGAVAHSPQEYVRIAEVDRAAEAVTDAIATLLS
- a CDS encoding zinc ribbon domain-containing protein, with product MARSPDPAPSTSASASDAGSATGESDSPATDAGEHPPDPGCPKCDSESVTTSQVSTTGSGLARFFDIKTRQFHVVTCEYCGYSEFYDEAQADEGTGIDAFLGRPEAGTR
- a CDS encoding ABC transporter ATP-binding protein, with translation MSAITVSGLTKDYGEVLANDDVSFSVAEGEVFGYLGPNGAGKTTTIRTLMGFQSPTAGTATLLGADVRDEAALIEAKQRIGYLPANPGFDAQSTGRQILDLHASIKGDSRRDDLLEIFDPPLDRKVREYSTGNKQKLGLVQAFMHDPDLVIMDEPTSGLDPLMQQRFNEFVRAEKERGTTVFLSSHVLGEVRQICDRVGIIREGRMVTVETVADLLGRSGKSVLVRVAGEVDAESIALDGIHDLTVRPLERVASEAVVGDGGGEVATATELTFTFTGDVNDLVDLVDGYDLLELDVEEAPLEDVFMRFYGDDDV
- a CDS encoding ABC transporter permease produces the protein MFEIARYDGRKRLKGALAMSVGIALLTALYVAMFPSITEAANLDDIINSYPPAMREAFGIRTMNTIEGFLATQLYAFAWVILLGLYFAYAAASLVAGDVETEKMDMTLSLPVSRSQVLLEKFASLAVPLVVANALLPVVVFVGTLAIGEEIAMVDVLAAHALSIPYLLACAGIGIVASVVFDRASIAQRVAVGIVFAMFLVDAVVADTSLAALGYLAPMHYYDPAAILVDSSYDLVGAGILLAATVVLVLVSREFFRRKDIA